One Microtus pennsylvanicus isolate mMicPen1 chromosome 3, mMicPen1.hap1, whole genome shotgun sequence DNA window includes the following coding sequences:
- the Ppp3r2 gene encoding calcineurin subunit B type 2, with translation MGNEASNHSEMGNNFDHDEIRRLWKSFRKMDLDKSGSLSTEEFMSLPELQQNPLVGRVIDIFDTDGNGEVDFHEFIVGTSQFSVKGDEEQKLRFAFQIYDMDKDGYISNGELFQVLKMMVGNNLKDWQLQQLVDKTILVHDQDGDGRISFPEFCDVVRNMEIHKKLVVFV, from the coding sequence ATGGGAAACGAGGCCAGCAACCATTCCGAGATGGGCAACAACTTCGACCACGATGAGATTAGAAGGCTGTGGAAAAGCTTCAGGAAGATGGACTTGGACAAATCGGGGTCCCTGAGCACAGAAGAGTTTATGTCGCTGCCTGAGCTGCAGCAGAACCCTCTGGTGGGTCGAGTGATCGACATCTTCGACACGGATGGCAATGGGGAAGTGGACTTCCACGAGTTCATCGTGGGCACCTCGCAGTTCAGCGTCAAGGGCGACGAAGAGCAGAAGCTAAGGTTCGCCTTCCAAATCTATGACATGGACAAAGATGGCTACATCTCCAACGGGGAgctcttccaagtgctgaagaTGATGGTGGGTAACAACCTCAAGGACTGGCAGCTGCAGCAGCTTGTGGACAAAACCATCTTGGTCCATGATCAGGACGGTGATGGCCGGATCTCCTTTCCGGAGTTCTGTGATGTGGTCAGAAATATGGAGATACACAAGAAGTTGGTCGTGTTTGTGTGa